The Streptomyces sp. Mut1 genome window below encodes:
- a CDS encoding Cys-Gln thioester bond-forming surface protein, whose product MFSASSATASSSTATARSGRGRRIARLTASVVASGLAVAGVLVGAGGAAADEAPPHQGGATAVLDGLKTYDTAVLRVDGRKQKLPAGLFEMTVDGGGKLKTYCIDIHNPTQDQAKYLETPWDQTSLGSNKDAGRIRWILEHSYPQIDDLSDLAEKAGTGPLTEKTAAAGTQVAIWRFSDKAEVTASDKQAEKLADWLEKNAANSAEPKASLALDPVAVSGRSGERIGPVTVRTNAGQVSVAPPADSASGIGITDKKGKPVTTAADGDRLYFDVPADSPDGSAALTVQATTSVPVGRAFAGVTRSQTQILAGSSESTVSASATASWAEKGAVPAATARKNCESGGVDITVGNKGDEAYTFELDGTEHLVEAGKSLTVTVPVAEDQAYDVTVTGPGGFAKTFKGVLDCRTSGSTTTGGVDTQTLDQPTTTTATAGGGTAGPGGNLAETGSSNATPVIAGIAIAFVVIGGGAVFLLRRRKGQSTGE is encoded by the coding sequence GTGTTTTCTGCTTCTTCAGCGACCGCCTCGTCATCCACGGCGACGGCCCGCTCCGGGCGGGGCCGGCGCATAGCCCGGCTGACCGCTTCGGTGGTGGCGTCCGGCCTCGCCGTGGCCGGGGTTCTCGTCGGCGCGGGCGGTGCGGCGGCCGACGAGGCGCCCCCGCACCAGGGCGGGGCGACCGCCGTGCTGGACGGGCTGAAGACCTACGACACCGCCGTCCTGCGCGTGGACGGCAGGAAGCAGAAGCTGCCCGCCGGGCTGTTCGAGATGACCGTCGACGGCGGCGGCAAGCTCAAGACGTACTGCATCGACATCCACAACCCCACCCAGGACCAGGCGAAGTACCTGGAGACCCCCTGGGACCAGACCTCGCTGGGCAGCAACAAGGACGCCGGCCGAATCCGCTGGATCCTGGAGCACTCCTACCCGCAGATCGACGACCTCTCGGACCTCGCCGAGAAGGCCGGCACCGGGCCGCTCACCGAGAAGACCGCGGCCGCCGGCACCCAGGTCGCCATCTGGCGCTTCTCCGACAAGGCGGAGGTGACCGCCTCCGACAAGCAGGCGGAGAAGCTCGCCGACTGGCTGGAGAAGAACGCCGCCAACAGCGCCGAGCCCAAGGCGTCCCTCGCGCTCGACCCGGTCGCGGTGTCCGGGCGCTCCGGCGAGCGGATCGGCCCGGTCACCGTCCGCACCAACGCCGGCCAGGTCTCGGTGGCCCCGCCCGCCGACTCGGCCAGCGGCATCGGGATCACCGACAAGAAGGGCAAGCCCGTCACCACGGCCGCCGACGGCGACCGGCTCTACTTCGACGTGCCCGCCGACTCCCCGGACGGCTCCGCCGCGCTGACCGTCCAGGCCACCACCTCCGTCCCGGTCGGCCGGGCCTTCGCCGGGGTCACCCGGAGCCAGACCCAGATCCTGGCCGGCTCCAGCGAGTCCACGGTCTCCGCGAGCGCCACCGCGTCCTGGGCCGAGAAGGGCGCGGTCCCGGCGGCCACCGCCAGGAAGAACTGCGAGAGCGGCGGCGTCGACATCACCGTCGGCAACAAGGGCGACGAGGCGTACACCTTCGAACTCGACGGCACCGAGCACCTCGTCGAGGCCGGCAAGTCCCTGACCGTCACCGTGCCCGTCGCCGAGGACCAGGCGTACGACGTCACGGTCACCGGGCCCGGCGGGTTCGCCAAGACGTTCAAGGGCGTCCTGGACTGCCGGACCAGCGGCAGCACCACTACGGGCGGCGTCGACACCCAGACCCTCGACCAGCCCACCACGACCACCGCCACGGCCGGCGGCGGCACGGCGGGCCCCGGGGGCAACCTCGCCGAGACCGGCAGCTCCAACGCCACCCCGGTCATCGCGGGCATCGCCATCGCCTTCGTCGTCATCGGCGGCGGCGCGGTCTTCCTCCTCCGCCGGCGCAAGGGACAGTCCACCGGTGAGTGA